In Myxocyprinus asiaticus isolate MX2 ecotype Aquarium Trade chromosome 3, UBuf_Myxa_2, whole genome shotgun sequence, the following proteins share a genomic window:
- the LOC127421572 gene encoding U4/U6.U5 tri-snRNP-associated protein 2-like — protein MIVGVKRERDIDEDEEEEVLVKIGRSQGFEDLRSRHCPYLDTINRSVLDFDFEKLCSISLSHINVYACLICGKYFQGRGQKSHAYIHSVQFTHHVFLNLHTLKFYCLPDNYEIIDSSLEDITYVLKPTFTKQHISGLDKQGKLYRAYDGTTYLPGIVGLNNIKANDYANVVLQALSNVPPLRNYFLEEENYRGIRRPPGDIMFLLVQRFGELMRKLWNPRNFKAHVSPHEMLQAVVLCSKKNFQITKQGDAVDFLSWFLNALHGALGGTKKKSSILTKVFQGSMQIFSKKLPHPDLPAEEKEALLVKEEYQEEMSESTFLYLTLDLPTAPLYKDEKEQLIIPQVPLFNILGKFNGNTEKEYKTYKENFLKRFQLTKLPPYLIFCIKRFTKNNFFVEKNPTIVNFPITNVDLREYLTEEAQATEKITTYDLVANVVHDGKPSEGSYRIHVLHHGTGKWYELQDLQVIDILPQMITLSEAYIQIWKRQDKEDGAESHTGE, from the exons ATGATCGTAGGAGTGAAACGAGAGAGGGATATCGATGAAGACGAAGAGGAAG AGGTGCTGGTGAAAATTGGCCGTTCTCAGGGTTTTGAAGATCTAAGAAGCCGCCATTGTCCATACCTGGACACAATCAAcag gagtgttTTGGATTTCGACTTTGAGAAGCTGTGTTCAATCTCTCTCTCCCACATTAACGTCTACGCCTGTCTGATCTGTGGGAAATATTTCCAAG gTCGAGGTCAGAAATCTCATGCGTACATCCACAGTGTTCAGTTCACACACCATGTTTTCCTGAATCTTCACACACTCAAGTTCTACTGCTTGCCAGACAATTATGAGATCATTGACTCCTCATTGGAGGACATTACG TATGTGCTGAAACCCACTTTCACCAAACAGCACATCTCTGGATTGGATAAGCAGGGAAAATTGTACAGAGCCTACGATGGCACAACATATCTGCCTGGAATTGTGGGTCTCAATAATATCAAGGCCAATGACTATGCTAATGTGGTACTGCAG gcTTTGTCAAATGTGCCACCTCTACGAAACTATTTTCTTGAGGAGGAGAACTACCGAGGAATTCGTCGGCCCCCAGGTGACATCATGTTCCTGCTGGTGCAACGCTTTGGGGAGCTCATGCGAAAGCTTTGGAACCCGCGCAACTTCAAAGCTCATGTTTCGCCACATGAAATGTTGCAGGCTGTTGTGTTGTGCAGTAAAAAGAACTTTCAGATCACCAAGCAAG GGGATGCTGTAGACTTTCTCTCCTGGTTCCTGAATGCATTGCATGGTGCCCTTGGTGGTACAAAGAAGAAATCAT CAATTCTCACAAAGGTGTTTCAGGGTTCCATGCAAATTTTCTCAAAGAAACTTCCCCATCCAGATTTG CCTGCAGAGGAGAAAGAAGCCCTTCTTGTGAAGGAGGAGTACCAGGAAGAGATGTCAGAGTCCACCTTTCTGTACCTGACCCTGGACCTGCCCACAGCTCCTCTCTACAAAGATGAGAAAGAGCAGCTGATCATTCCTCAGGTTCCTCTCTTCAACATCCTGGGCAAATTCAACGGAAACACTGAGAAG GAATACAAGACATACAAAGAGAACTTTCTAAAAAGGTTCCAGCTCACCAAGCTACCCCCATATCTTATTTTCTGCATCAAACGATTCACAAAGAACAACTTCTTTGTTGAAAAGAACCCAACTATTGTCAACTTTCCCATCAC GAATGTTGATTTGCGCGAGTACCTCACAGAAGAGGCGCAAGCTACTGAGAAGATCACAACTTATGACCTGGTGGCAAATGTAGTTCACGATGGCAAGCCATCTGAAGGTTCATATAGAATTCATGTTCTGCATCAT GGCACAGGGAAGTGGTATGAACTTCAGGACCTGCAGGTGATTGATATCCTTCCGCAGATGATCACACTTTCAGAAGCATACATACAG ATTTGGAAGAGACAAGATAAAGAAGATGGTGCAGAAAGCCATACAGGGGAATAA